The following nucleotide sequence is from Tissierellales bacterium.
TGGATAAAAAATTTAATATTAAAAATTTACGGTAAGAATAATCTTACCGTTTTCTCATTCCTATGGTAATATTTAATTGTAGGTAAGATATTTTTCAAATAAAATTAATATTATAAGCATGTTTGCAAAGTTATTTATGATGTACAATATCTTTGAGGTGATTAAATGAGAATATTTTTATTAGAAGATGATGAAACTCTAGGTTTTGGAATAAAGGTCTATTTAGTTAACAATGGCTATGATGTAGTAATTGGTAAATCTTTAAAGGAAGCTAAAGAAAACTTTACTTATGATTTTAATTTAATTCTTTTAGATATAAATTTACCAGATGGGACGGGTTTTGATTTCTTAAGGATATTTAATATAGAATCTACACCAGTAATATTTTTAACAGTTAATGATTCTGAGGAAGATATAGTAAAGGGACTTAATATCTCTGATGGATATATAACAAAGCCTTTTAAACTCCCAATATTAAAAGCGAAAATAGAAAGTGTTTTAAGGCGAGTAGATGGAGCAGAAGAAAAGTTAAACTATAGAGGTTTAATATTAGATGAAAAAAACTATAGATGCGTTTTAGATGGAGAAGATATAAATTTAACTTTAAAGGAATATGAAGTTTTGAAACTTCTTCTTGAAAATAGGGGGAATACCTTAAGTCGAGATAAGATTTTAGAAATAATTTGGGATATGGATGGAGAGTTTGTAGAAGACAATACTCTCTCTGTTACAGTTAAAAGGCTTAGGGAAAAACTAAAGGATTATGGCTATGTAGTAGAAACTGTTAGGGGAATTGGCTATAGATTTGTGAGGGATTAATATGAGTTTTTTTATAATGGTATTATTAATTGTAAGCCTTTTAGTAAAGGGAATGGATAGATATTTTTATAGTACAATTTCAAATATCCTAGATATTAAAGGATTTAATAGTGAGATTACTTTAAAATCTTTAGGATACTACAATGAAAGTATATTTGTTCATAAGATATATGGAATTTTACTTATTCTTATTGTTTCTATAATCATATATGGAATATATATACTATTTAATAGAAAAAAAGATAAAGAACTCAGGTCAAAAATTAAGGAATTGGAACAATATTTAATAAGGATAAATAGTGGAGATTATTCTATGGAGATAAAAGAAGATGATGAATACAGCATCCTGCGAGATGAATTATATAAGATTATAGTAAATTTAAAATCTTTAGAAGAAGAATCTAAAAGACAAAAATCCAATTTAAAGAAAGACTTAACAAATATAGCCCATCAACTTAAAACACCTATAACCTCAATAGGATTTATGGCA
It contains:
- a CDS encoding response regulator transcription factor, whose protein sequence is MRIFLLEDDETLGFGIKVYLVNNGYDVVIGKSLKEAKENFTYDFNLILLDINLPDGTGFDFLRIFNIESTPVIFLTVNDSEEDIVKGLNISDGYITKPFKLPILKAKIESVLRRVDGAEEKLNYRGLILDEKNYRCVLDGEDINLTLKEYEVLKLLLENRGNTLSRDKILEIIWDMDGEFVEDNTLSVTVKRLREKLKDYGYVVETVRGIGYRFVRD